From one Paenibacillus sp. FSL K6-1330 genomic stretch:
- the glgB gene encoding 1,4-alpha-glucan branching protein GlgB, protein MTPEQLYLFHEGTWFHSYQSMGAHRVTEDGVEGVRFTVWAPNARQVGLAGDWNGWDGSQDTLYRIPDSGIWSRFFPGMKTGTFYKYHITGPYGETFLKADPYAFHAEVRPATASVVTDLSGYHWNDATWRRKNRSPYTKPMNIYEMHVGTWRQKEDGSFYTYRELADQLIPYLLEMSYTHVEFMPLAEHPYDLSWGYQGTGFFALTSRYGSPHDFMYLVDQLHQAGIGVLLDWVPAHFAKDAHGLRLFDGAPLYEYADSQKAEKPGWGTLSFDYAKPEVISFLISNALFWMDMYHIDGLRVDAVTSMIRLDFEKREGQYKPNEHGGLENLEAISFLQELNKAVFRYYPNALMMAEESSAWAGVTAPVHEGGLGFNYKWNMGWMNDTLSYVEQEFDQRPTHHNLLTFPICYAYSENFTLPLSHDEVVHGKKSLLNKMPGSYEQKFAGLRILLGYQITQPGKKLLFMGGEFGQFIEWKDQEQLDWLLLDYESHRKQLAYTAALNRMYVEEKALWEQDHRWEGFEWLSADDHEQSVLSYMRMGTKPVDTVIIVINFQPWAYDQYRIGLPRAGEYVEILNSDHTDYGGSGLVNNEDLKAEKKAWHGQTHSLEIKLPPLGMVVLKKKPRSRKLQAQEDVSLKASVVKEKTARKTKRIQRGKQD, encoded by the coding sequence ATGACTCCGGAACAATTGTATTTATTTCATGAAGGAACCTGGTTTCACAGTTACCAATCCATGGGTGCACACCGTGTTACGGAAGATGGAGTTGAAGGCGTGCGTTTTACGGTTTGGGCTCCGAATGCAAGGCAGGTGGGTCTTGCCGGAGACTGGAACGGCTGGGACGGTTCCCAGGACACGTTATATAGGATACCCGATTCGGGAATTTGGAGTCGGTTTTTCCCTGGGATGAAGACTGGAACTTTTTACAAATATCATATCACGGGACCGTATGGAGAAACGTTCTTGAAGGCCGATCCGTACGCGTTTCACGCCGAAGTTCGACCTGCAACCGCATCGGTTGTGACCGATCTTTCTGGATATCATTGGAACGACGCAACATGGAGAAGAAAGAACAGATCCCCCTACACCAAGCCGATGAACATATATGAGATGCACGTTGGAACCTGGCGGCAAAAAGAGGACGGTTCGTTCTATACATATCGCGAACTGGCGGACCAGCTGATCCCCTACTTGCTGGAGATGAGCTATACCCACGTGGAATTCATGCCCTTGGCTGAGCATCCGTACGACCTTTCATGGGGGTATCAGGGAACCGGATTCTTTGCGCTGACCAGCAGATACGGAAGTCCCCATGATTTCATGTACCTTGTTGATCAGCTGCATCAAGCTGGTATCGGCGTGCTGCTCGACTGGGTGCCCGCACATTTTGCCAAGGATGCCCACGGGCTTCGACTGTTTGACGGGGCGCCTCTTTATGAGTACGCAGATTCGCAAAAAGCAGAGAAACCGGGCTGGGGAACACTGTCTTTCGATTATGCCAAGCCTGAGGTGATTTCATTCCTCATCTCCAATGCCTTATTTTGGATGGATATGTATCATATTGATGGTCTTCGTGTGGACGCTGTGACAAGCATGATCCGGCTCGATTTTGAGAAGCGCGAAGGTCAGTATAAACCTAATGAACATGGTGGCTTGGAAAATCTCGAAGCGATATCCTTTCTGCAGGAATTGAATAAAGCTGTGTTTCGATATTACCCGAATGCCTTGATGATGGCCGAGGAATCCAGCGCATGGGCAGGAGTTACCGCACCTGTGCACGAAGGGGGCCTTGGGTTCAATTACAAGTGGAACATGGGCTGGATGAATGACACGCTGTCCTATGTGGAGCAAGAATTCGATCAGCGGCCTACCCATCATAATTTACTAACATTTCCCATTTGTTATGCCTATTCAGAAAATTTTACATTACCGCTGTCACATGATGAAGTTGTCCACGGGAAGAAATCACTGCTTAATAAAATGCCGGGGAGCTATGAACAAAAGTTTGCAGGACTCCGCATTTTGCTTGGATATCAGATCACCCAGCCTGGCAAGAAGCTGCTGTTTATGGGGGGAGAGTTCGGCCAATTCATTGAATGGAAGGATCAGGAGCAGCTGGATTGGCTGCTGCTTGATTACGAAAGCCACCGGAAGCAGTTGGCTTATACGGCAGCGTTAAACCGCATGTATGTGGAGGAGAAGGCGCTATGGGAGCAGGATCACAGGTGGGAAGGCTTTGAGTGGCTTAGCGCTGATGATCATGAGCAGAGTGTCTTATCGTACATGAGAATGGGCACAAAACCTGTCGATACAGTGATCATCGTCATTAATTTTCAGCCCTGGGCATATGACCAATATCGGATCGGCTTACCGAGAGCGGGAGAGTACGTGGAAATATTGAATTCCGATCATACCGATTATGGCGGCTCCGGACTGGTTAACAACGAAGACTTAAAAGCAGAGAAGAAGGCCTGGCATGGTCAAACCCACAGCCTGGAGATCAAGCTGCCTCCACTAGGCATGGTGGTGTTAAAGAAAAAGCCGCGTTCCAGAAAGTTGCAGGCACAAGAGGACGTTTCACTGAAGGCATCAGTAGTAAAAGAGAAGACGGCACGGAAAACCAAACGAATCCAAAGGGGGAAGCAGGATTGA
- a CDS encoding ATP-binding protein, with translation MIIKKGIRRQIVLHYFLVVFIALLLIEVIFLIALRSYYYDTVYNHILNHINTANAFYQPFRLTSTENANQLSEMVRHFELYTTELQILNPGGQVLSTSTGFEIEQTIKTSDVTQALAGNTGRWIGKQQGTGQIVMAVSQTVSNGFEKTYILRYVTSLEFINDKLMKITLFAVSIGGAVLALVLAFSIGLANSIVKPLNNITTVSAQMAKGRFNVRIKGDYKYELGELSSTLNYMAQEIVRSNQVKDDFVSSISHELRTPLTSIKGWSETLDSGGYDPEETKIGMQIISKETDRLIGLVEELLDFSKLQQNEMKLVKGIVNLRELLQEIMLNLWTKAEKKGVQIKLETDEKPIIYGDANRLKQVFLNIVDNAIKFSHENGVINLSFAMEDKFVIVTVEDHGIGISDEHLRRVKDRFFQVNPLNGGTGLGLAITQQLIELHGGTMEMESELGHGTSVIVKLPLPEGKIPMAGGLENGEDDVAGPAV, from the coding sequence ATGATCATCAAAAAAGGCATTCGGCGGCAAATCGTGCTGCACTACTTCCTGGTAGTGTTCATCGCCTTGCTGCTGATTGAGGTTATATTTCTAATCGCTTTACGATCGTATTATTACGATACGGTATACAATCATATTTTGAATCACATTAATACCGCCAACGCCTTTTATCAGCCCTTCCGATTAACCTCGACGGAGAACGCTAACCAGTTGAGCGAGATGGTTCGCCATTTTGAATTGTATACAACGGAGCTTCAAATTTTGAATCCGGGTGGTCAAGTTCTCTCCACATCCACCGGTTTCGAAATAGAGCAGACCATCAAGACCAGTGATGTCACCCAAGCGCTTGCAGGCAATACGGGCCGTTGGATTGGTAAGCAGCAAGGTACGGGGCAGATCGTAATGGCTGTATCTCAAACCGTTTCGAACGGATTTGAGAAAACGTACATTCTTCGCTATGTGACTTCGCTTGAGTTCATTAACGACAAGCTAATGAAAATCACGCTGTTTGCCGTCAGCATCGGTGGGGCCGTGCTAGCGCTCGTGCTTGCCTTCAGCATCGGGCTGGCCAACTCCATCGTAAAGCCGCTCAACAACATTACCACGGTATCGGCGCAGATGGCCAAGGGCAGGTTTAACGTGAGAATCAAAGGCGATTATAAATACGAGCTTGGTGAGCTGTCGTCAACCCTGAACTACATGGCGCAGGAGATTGTACGAAGCAATCAGGTAAAGGATGATTTTGTTTCATCCATTTCGCATGAGCTGCGGACTCCGCTCACAAGCATTAAGGGCTGGAGTGAAACGCTCGACTCCGGTGGCTATGATCCGGAAGAAACGAAGATCGGGATGCAGATTATTTCTAAGGAAACCGATCGTTTGATCGGTCTTGTTGAAGAGTTGCTCGACTTCTCCAAGCTCCAGCAGAATGAGATGAAGCTTGTGAAGGGTATCGTGAATTTACGGGAGCTTCTGCAAGAGATTATGCTCAATCTGTGGACCAAGGCCGAGAAGAAGGGCGTCCAAATCAAACTGGAGACCGATGAAAAGCCGATTATCTATGGGGATGCCAACCGCTTGAAGCAGGTGTTTCTGAACATTGTGGATAATGCGATTAAATTCTCGCATGAGAACGGCGTGATCAACCTGTCCTTCGCTATGGAAGACAAGTTTGTGATCGTGACCGTGGAAGATCATGGTATTGGCATATCGGACGAACATCTGCGGCGGGTAAAGGATCGATTCTTCCAGGTTAATCCGCTTAATGGGGGAACGGGACTGGGCCTTGCGATTACGCAGCAGCTCATTGAGCTCCATGGGGGCACGATGGAGATGGAAAGCGAACTCGGGCACGGAACATCCGTTATCGTCAAGTTGCCGCTGCCTGAAGGGAAAATACCGATGGCCGGCGGATTAGAGAACGGTGAGGATGACGTAGCCGGACCGGCCGTATAA
- a CDS encoding GNAT family N-acetyltransferase: MGHTAATFSTEQGLFELKVAEAEQAGVMLSLLKEAAEVMEQQGRKQWSPSIFSFDLMEQYLAEREVFILWHKDVAVGMFTLQYGDPAYWGERDDPAYGYLHRLTVRASYRGLELGTKMISFAESYLLSMGKQGFRLDCVTHLPTLNQFYQREGFQFVAEQDMGGRVVNLYEKRFIS; the protein is encoded by the coding sequence TTGGGACACACAGCAGCAACGTTTTCTACTGAGCAAGGTCTGTTTGAATTAAAAGTGGCTGAGGCAGAACAGGCAGGAGTGATGCTGTCGCTTCTCAAGGAAGCGGCAGAGGTGATGGAACAGCAAGGGCGCAAGCAGTGGAGTCCTTCTATCTTCTCCTTCGACTTGATGGAGCAGTACCTGGCGGAGCGTGAAGTGTTTATCCTCTGGCATAAAGATGTCGCCGTCGGCATGTTCACGTTACAGTATGGAGATCCAGCTTATTGGGGAGAGCGGGATGATCCGGCATATGGTTATCTGCATCGGCTGACCGTACGCGCCTCCTATCGGGGACTGGAGCTTGGAACCAAGATGATTTCCTTTGCGGAATCGTATTTGTTATCCATGGGTAAACAGGGTTTCCGACTGGATTGCGTAACTCATCTGCCAACGCTGAATCAATTTTATCAGCGCGAAGGATTTCAGTTCGTGGCTGAGCAGGATATGGGTGGTCGTGTCGTGAATTTATATGAGAAGAGATTTATTTCATAA
- a CDS encoding alpha-glycosidase, giving the protein MLLEALYHVPRDKWAYAYDTKTIHLRIRTKKNDIDSVVAMTGDKYDWDRTYFEITMEKAASDDMFDYWECGVRPKYKRLSYGFRIHAGDETVYMVDSGIGWDYPYPPAGYFEFPYIHEVDVFKVPEWAKEAVFYQIMTERFANGNAATNPEKTETWGGKPEVDNFFGGDLQGVLDHLDDLVDLGINAIYFTPLFLSPSNHKYDTVDYKQVDPHFGDNELLKKVVDTCHAKGIRVVLDAVFNHCSEEFPPFQDVLKHGEKSKYAKWFHVNQFPCEVKDGIPSYDTFGFFGNMPKFNTANPEVKAYLLGVAEYWIKEINLDGWRLDVANEIDHHFWRDFRQVVKKANPEAYIVGEVWSDSLIWLQGDQFDSVMNYPFADKVLEFFNGNMDGLTFANRIGSILMRYPQQTNEVVFNLLCSHDTPRLLTRVGEDIRRMKLTVVFLFTFMGTPCIFYGDEIGLTGDGDPDCRKCMEWDPKKRNQELYTFYQGMIALRKKHKALRQGRFRFLQANLHDPCIVYERADETMHFIVWMNNSNSARTISHPIVTTDWIDAETKEPVKPVNGTMHIDLEPYAYRILCRRLKH; this is encoded by the coding sequence ATGCTGTTAGAAGCACTGTATCATGTTCCAAGAGATAAATGGGCTTATGCATATGATACGAAAACCATTCATCTTCGGATTCGAACCAAGAAAAACGACATTGATTCTGTTGTTGCCATGACCGGCGACAAATACGATTGGGACCGTACGTACTTCGAGATCACCATGGAAAAGGCCGCCTCGGATGACATGTTTGACTACTGGGAATGCGGAGTTAGGCCGAAATACAAAAGACTGTCCTACGGCTTTCGAATTCATGCCGGAGATGAAACGGTTTATATGGTGGACAGCGGAATCGGATGGGACTATCCTTATCCGCCTGCAGGTTACTTTGAATTTCCGTACATACATGAAGTCGATGTATTCAAAGTACCGGAATGGGCCAAGGAAGCTGTGTTTTATCAAATTATGACGGAGCGCTTTGCTAACGGAAACGCAGCCACCAATCCAGAAAAAACCGAGACCTGGGGCGGCAAGCCGGAGGTGGATAATTTCTTCGGCGGTGACCTGCAGGGCGTACTGGATCATCTCGATGATCTCGTTGACCTGGGTATCAACGCCATTTATTTTACTCCTCTCTTCCTCTCCCCCTCCAATCATAAATATGACACGGTTGATTATAAACAGGTGGATCCGCACTTTGGCGATAATGAGTTGTTGAAAAAAGTAGTAGATACTTGTCACGCAAAAGGCATCCGAGTGGTTCTCGATGCGGTATTCAATCACTGCAGCGAGGAGTTCCCGCCCTTTCAGGACGTGCTGAAGCACGGCGAGAAATCCAAGTATGCGAAATGGTTTCATGTGAACCAGTTTCCCTGCGAGGTCAAGGATGGCATTCCCAGCTACGATACCTTCGGTTTTTTCGGAAATATGCCGAAATTCAATACCGCCAATCCCGAAGTGAAGGCGTATTTGCTGGGTGTAGCCGAATACTGGATCAAGGAGATCAATCTCGACGGCTGGCGCCTGGACGTTGCCAATGAAATTGATCATCACTTCTGGCGGGATTTCAGACAGGTCGTCAAGAAGGCCAACCCTGAGGCTTATATCGTGGGCGAGGTCTGGTCGGACTCCTTAATCTGGCTGCAAGGTGACCAGTTTGATTCCGTAATGAATTATCCTTTTGCCGATAAGGTGCTGGAGTTCTTCAACGGCAACATGGACGGGCTCACGTTCGCCAACCGTATCGGCTCGATCTTGATGCGATATCCGCAGCAGACCAACGAAGTGGTCTTTAATCTGCTGTGCAGCCACGATACGCCGAGGCTGCTTACCCGTGTGGGAGAAGATATCCGGCGCATGAAACTCACGGTTGTATTTCTGTTTACATTCATGGGTACGCCGTGCATCTTTTATGGCGACGAAATCGGATTGACCGGTGACGGAGATCCCGATTGCCGCAAATGCATGGAATGGGATCCAAAGAAACGAAACCAAGAGCTGTATACGTTTTATCAAGGGATGATCGCGCTTCGGAAAAAGCATAAGGCGCTGAGACAGGGACGCTTTCGCTTCCTCCAAGCGAATCTCCATGATCCTTGCATTGTGTACGAGCGTGCGGACGAAACCATGCATTTTATCGTCTGGATGAACAACAGCAACTCGGCACGCACCATATCGCATCCTATCGTCACGACCGATTGGATTGATGCCGAGACAAAAGAGCCCGTAAAACCGGTAAACGGGACAATGCATATCGATTTAGAGCCTTATGCATATCGAATTTTATGCCGGCGATTGAAACATTAG
- a CDS encoding response regulator transcription factor: MSKVLILEDEESIRSFIVINLKRNGFDVLETGDGNEALRLLQTTPDIDIALLDVMVPGIDGFEVCRRIRETNERIGIIFLTAKVQEQDKVYALSVGADDHVSKPFSPTELIARLQSLLRRVNVQRAGTAKVSFQSGPFTLDLISKQFKKNGQPVELTPTEFSLVQFFLEKENTPLSRDVLLDHVWGKEYMGDPKIVDVNIRRLRQKIEGNPSEPEYLQTVWGHGYKWKGQGQ; this comes from the coding sequence TTGAGTAAAGTGCTCATATTAGAAGATGAAGAATCTATCCGCAGTTTTATCGTAATTAATCTGAAACGAAACGGCTTTGACGTCCTGGAGACTGGGGATGGCAACGAAGCCCTTCGTTTGCTGCAAACGACGCCAGATATCGATATCGCCTTGCTTGATGTCATGGTACCAGGGATTGACGGATTTGAAGTTTGCCGCAGAATTCGGGAAACGAACGAGCGGATCGGTATTATTTTCCTGACGGCAAAAGTTCAGGAGCAGGATAAAGTGTATGCCCTCTCCGTTGGTGCCGATGACCACGTAAGCAAACCGTTCAGTCCGACGGAGTTAATCGCCAGGCTGCAATCTTTACTGCGGAGGGTGAATGTCCAGCGTGCGGGAACCGCCAAGGTATCGTTTCAATCAGGTCCCTTTACGCTGGATCTGATCTCCAAGCAGTTTAAGAAGAACGGGCAGCCGGTGGAGCTGACGCCAACAGAATTTTCGCTGGTGCAGTTTTTCCTGGAGAAAGAAAACACGCCGCTTAGTCGTGATGTGCTGCTCGATCATGTATGGGGCAAAGAATATATGGGTGACCCCAAAATCGTGGACGTGAACATTCGGAGATTACGCCAAAAAATCGAAGGCAATCCTTCCGAGCCGGAATACCTCCAGACGGTATGGGGACACGGCTATAAATGGAAGGGTCAGGGACAATGA
- a CDS encoding glucose-1-phosphate adenylyltransferase: MKRKDCIAMLLAGGEGKRLAPLTSKLAKPAVPFGGHYRIIDFPLSNCVNSGIDTVGVLTQYEAESLHEHIGEGEPWGLTHTGREGIALLPSNSTHQDGYLGTADAIYKNIPYIDDQNPEHVLILSGDHIYQMDYREMLEAHIQQEAPATISVMEVPWEDASRFGVMSVDDNLNIIEFAEKPAEPQSNLASMGIYLFRWDYLKRHLIEDAADPNSSHDFGKDVIPKMLSGEESLLAYRFQGYWRDVGTVESLWEAHMDVLSQNELVLERSDWPMYTRAWKTKLSAARNRNTEHTDCLIHDQCTFEGKAKSSVIFCGAEIGKYSIVKDSVVMPNVKIGKGAHIEHAIIGEGAIIKDGAIVKGTPGNVVVVGPYETVLPKPTIRTQPSRLLQDVYEKGRLRANVSSS; this comes from the coding sequence ATGAAGAGAAAAGACTGTATTGCTATGCTTCTGGCCGGTGGAGAGGGTAAACGATTAGCTCCCCTTACGTCCAAGCTGGCAAAACCCGCCGTTCCATTTGGCGGACATTATCGTATAATCGATTTTCCTCTCAGCAATTGTGTGAACTCCGGAATCGATACGGTTGGAGTCCTGACACAATATGAGGCAGAATCATTACACGAACATATCGGTGAAGGTGAACCCTGGGGACTAACACATACAGGACGTGAAGGCATCGCTCTGCTTCCATCCAACAGCACACACCAAGATGGATACTTGGGTACAGCAGACGCCATTTATAAAAACATTCCATACATCGATGATCAAAATCCCGAACATGTCCTTATTCTATCCGGGGACCATATTTATCAAATGGATTACCGCGAAATGCTTGAAGCCCACATACAGCAGGAGGCACCTGCCACGATCTCCGTGATGGAAGTGCCTTGGGAAGACGCCAGCCGGTTTGGCGTCATGAGCGTTGACGACAATCTCAATATCATTGAATTTGCCGAAAAGCCGGCAGAACCGCAAAGCAACCTCGCCTCGATGGGCATATATTTGTTCCGTTGGGACTATCTGAAGCGGCACCTCATTGAGGATGCGGCTGATCCCAACTCCAGCCATGACTTCGGGAAGGATGTCATCCCTAAGATGCTGTCCGGAGAAGAGTCGCTGCTTGCGTATCGCTTCCAGGGCTACTGGCGCGATGTGGGTACTGTAGAAAGCCTCTGGGAAGCCCATATGGATGTGCTTAGCCAAAACGAGCTTGTTCTGGAAAGATCCGATTGGCCCATGTATACCCGTGCATGGAAGACCAAACTTTCGGCAGCGCGGAACCGGAATACGGAACACACCGACTGCTTGATTCATGACCAATGCACCTTCGAAGGAAAAGCCAAGAGTTCCGTTATATTCTGCGGTGCGGAGATCGGCAAATACTCCATCGTTAAAGACAGTGTGGTCATGCCGAATGTCAAAATCGGCAAGGGCGCTCATATCGAGCATGCCATTATCGGTGAGGGAGCAATCATCAAGGATGGAGCGATTGTAAAAGGAACTCCCGGCAACGTAGTGGTTGTTGGACCTTATGAGACCGTACTTCCGAAGCCAACCATTCGTACCCAGCCGTCCCGACTGCTTCAGGATGTATACGAAAAAGGACGCTTGCGGGCTAATGTCTCTTCATCCTAA
- the glgA gene encoding glycogen synthase GlgA, whose protein sequence is MKLLFAASECGPYIKTGGLADVIAALPKALRGMGEDIRVVLPKYRGIPDDYRERMAHVGETRVRVGWREQYCGIESLVEDGVTIYFVDNEYYFGREGIYGYMDDGERFSFFNRAVLEILPVIGFQPDVLHCHDWHTAMIPLLLEDVYRHDPYYAGIRTVFTIHNLLYQGVYPYEVLVDLLGIHSRHFTAEGVEYYGNVNFMKAGIVYADHVTTVSPTYASEIQTGYYGYGLDGLLSAQGSRLSGIVNGIDTKSYNPATDPHIAMKYRSGLSKKTQNKIALQEELNLPVAPHIPLMSMVTRLVDSKGLDLLIRILDELLYYDEIQFVVLGTGDPSYEHWFKEAANRYPNKMSAQIRFNEPLSRRFYAGSDLFLMPSKFEPCGISQLIAMRYGSVPIVRETGGLNDTVHAYNEYTGEGNGFSFKDYNAHDMMNTIRRATSLYRMPEHWRKVTKNALGGDYSWNVSAKEYQEIYHQITQSQA, encoded by the coding sequence TTGAAATTGTTATTTGCAGCTTCAGAATGTGGACCATACATCAAGACAGGCGGATTGGCGGATGTGATCGCTGCTTTGCCGAAAGCCCTTCGCGGCATGGGCGAGGATATTCGGGTGGTTCTGCCCAAATATCGCGGCATTCCTGACGACTACCGGGAGCGCATGGCGCATGTCGGGGAAACCCGGGTACGGGTAGGCTGGCGCGAGCAGTATTGCGGCATCGAGTCCCTGGTTGAGGACGGAGTCACGATTTATTTTGTAGACAATGAATATTATTTTGGCCGCGAAGGTATTTACGGCTACATGGACGATGGCGAACGCTTTTCGTTCTTCAATCGCGCCGTTCTCGAGATCTTGCCGGTAATCGGTTTTCAGCCGGACGTGCTTCACTGCCATGATTGGCATACGGCGATGATTCCGCTGCTCCTTGAAGATGTCTACCGACATGATCCTTACTATGCGGGAATTCGAACCGTATTTACAATCCACAATTTGTTGTATCAAGGCGTATATCCGTACGAGGTGCTGGTCGATCTGCTCGGAATCCACAGCCGTCATTTTACAGCGGAGGGCGTAGAATATTACGGAAACGTGAATTTCATGAAAGCGGGAATCGTGTATGCAGATCATGTAACGACGGTTAGCCCGACTTATGCTTCGGAGATCCAGACCGGTTATTACGGATATGGACTCGACGGGCTTTTGTCAGCCCAAGGTTCGAGATTGAGCGGCATTGTGAATGGTATAGATACTAAGAGCTACAACCCGGCGACCGATCCGCACATCGCGATGAAGTACCGGAGCGGTCTGAGTAAGAAAACGCAGAACAAAATTGCCTTGCAAGAAGAGTTGAACCTTCCGGTAGCACCGCATATTCCGTTGATGTCGATGGTGACGCGGCTGGTCGATTCGAAGGGGCTCGATCTGCTCATCCGGATTCTGGATGAGCTGCTCTACTATGATGAGATTCAATTTGTCGTTCTGGGAACGGGTGATCCGTCTTATGAACATTGGTTCAAGGAAGCGGCGAATCGGTATCCCAATAAAATGTCGGCCCAGATTCGGTTCAATGAACCGTTATCGCGGCGCTTCTACGCTGGAAGCGATCTGTTCCTGATGCCTTCCAAATTTGAACCGTGCGGTATCAGCCAACTCATCGCCATGCGTTACGGCAGTGTGCCGATTGTCCGCGAAACAGGTGGACTGAATGATACGGTTCATGCATATAACGAGTATACGGGAGAAGGGAATGGATTCTCTTTCAAGGATTACAATGCCCATGATATGATGAACACGATCCGGCGCGCGACCTCGCTTTACCGCATGCCTGAGCACTGGCGTAAAGTGACTAAGAACGCATTGGGCGGGGATTATAGCTGGAACGTTTCGGCCAAGGAATATCAGGAGATATACCATCAAATCACCCAATCTCAGGCTTGA